A single region of the Malus sylvestris chromosome 8, drMalSylv7.2, whole genome shotgun sequence genome encodes:
- the LOC126632120 gene encoding 1-aminocyclopropane-1-carboxylate oxidase: protein MAIPVIDFSKLDGEERAKTLAEVANGCEDWGFFQLVNHGISEELLERVKKVTGDFFRMEREENFKNSTLMKAVNENKKLENVDWEDVFTLLDDNEWPSKTPGFKETMEEYRRELKKLAERVMEVMDENLGLPKGYMKKAFNGGEEDNAFFGTKVSHYPPCPKPELVTGLRAHTDAGGVILLFQDDKVGGLQILKDGQWIEVQPLRNSIVINTGDQIEVLSNGRYKSVWHRVLATPTGNRRSIASFYNPSMKATIAPAPELVEKENQEVGQTYPKFVFGDYLSVYAEQKFLPKEPRFQSVRAV from the exons ATGGCAATCCCAGTTATTGATTTCTCAAAACTTGATGGTGAAGAAAGGGCCAAAACATTGGCTGAAGTTGCTAATGGATGTGAGGACTGGGGATTCTTCCAG CTGGTGAACCATGGAATATCGGAGGAGCTTCTCGAGAGGGTGAAGAAGGTGACCGGTGACTTCTTTAGGATGGAAAGAGAGGAGAACTTTAAGAATTCCACACTAATGAAGGCggtaaatgaaaacaaaaaattggagAATGTGGACTGGGAGGATGTCTTCACCCTCTTGGATGACAACGAATGGCCCTCGAAAACCCCTGGATTCAA GGAAACCATGGAAGAATACAGAAGAGAATTGAAGAAACTTGCTGAGAGGGTCATGGAAGTGATGGATGAGAACTTAGGGTTGCCAAAGGGATACATGAAGAAAGCCTTCAACGGTGGCGAAGAAGACAATGCCTTTTTCGGCACCAAGGTGAGCCACTACCCACCATGCCCTAAGCCAGAGCTGGTGACTGGTCTCCGAGCTCACACTGATGCAGGCGGTGTAATATTGCTCTTCCAAGATGACAAAGTTGGAGGCCTCCAAATCCTGAAAGATGGGCAGTGGATAGAAGTGCAACCATTGCGCAACTCGATTGTCATCAACACTGGGGACCAGATTGAGGTCCTGAGCAATGGCCGCTACAAGAGTGTTTGGCACAGGGTTTTGGCTACCCCAACTGGGAATCGGAGGTCAATTGCTTCGTTTTATAACCCATCAATGAAGGCCACAATAGCTCCTGCGCCGGAATTGGTCGAAAAGGAGAACCAAGAAGTGGGTCAGACTTATCCCAAGTTTGTGTTTGGTGACTACCTCTCTGTATATGCTGAGCAGAAGTTCCTCCCCAAGGAACCAAGGTTCCAGTCTGTGAGGGCCGTGTGA
- the LOC126632119 gene encoding NAD kinase 2, chloroplastic isoform X1, whose product MCQLAIVVVDMNRCASSPPPLCVFTPCQFSGSSTTAVKFFRFEFEFQRKERFRRRLKFVVSAELSKPFALSFGLDSQTFRPHDPSQLPRIGPIPGDIAEIEAYCRIFRCAERLHSALMDTLCNPVTGECSVYYDYPSEEKPLLEDKIVSVIGCMVSLLNKGREDVLSGRSSIRLADLSVMEDELPPLAIFRSEVKRCCESLHVALENWLVPGDDRSLDVWRKLQRLKNVCYDSGFPRREDYPCHTLFANWAPVYLSSSKEDIRSVDSEIAFWRGGQVTEEGLKWLLEKGYKTIVDLRAETVKDKAYHSAIDDSIASGKVELVKIPVEVGTAPSMEQVEKFASLVSDCSKKPIYLHSKEGALRTSAMVSRWRQYSTRYNVQFVSKRSSAINDVLLRNTNGAGEVLEPSTSKKRSIPGKNKPLQGELDKTYGLNGVFQKDVSPDRDETNQSSNGTYNSLMSVQGMTSVEPDENGEGNMMNFCREVEPLNAQVPPCNVFSRKEMSRFLGRKSISPHSYFNHQLKRLATLPISRGINIKTMQRGGTNSAPQLVVVQNSYGPPYRKDLSPEVQTSTSGNGKYLTSVSSGSVRPVVNGFGEVNEIASNVSTTPSSSYDESVLPKAVNEDRKSNGGATLASGDDDLGSIEGNMCASATGVVRVQSRKKAEMFLVRTDGFSCSREKVTESSLAFTHPSTQQQMLMWKSSPKTVLVLKKLGQELMQQAKEVVSFLYYQEKMNVLVEPDVHDVFARIPGFGFVQTFYSQDTSDLHERVDFVACLGGDGVILHASNLFKGAVPPIVSFNLGSLGFLTSHTFDDYMQDLRQVIHGNNTSDGVYITLRMRLRCEIFRKGKAMPGKVFDVLNEIVVDRGSNPYLSKIECYEQDRLITKVQGDGVIIATPTGSTAYSTAAGGSMVHPNVPCMLFTPICPHSLSFRPVILPDSAKLELKIPSDARSNAWVSFDGKRRQQLSRGDSVRISMSQHPLPTVNKRDQTGDWFRSLIRCLNWNERLDQKAL is encoded by the exons ATGTGCCAGCTGGCCATCGTCGTCGTCGACATGAATCGGTGCGCTTCATCGCCTCCCCCTCTCTGCGTCTTTACGCCGTGCCAGTTCTCCGGCAGCAGCACCACCGCCGTCAAGTTCTTCAGGTTCGAGTTCGAGTTCCAGAGGAAAGAGCGATTCAGGCGGCGGCTTAAGTTCGTTGTCAGTGCAGAGCTTTCGAAGCCATTCGCTCTCAGCTTCGGCTTGGACTCTCAG ACCTTTCGGCCTCATGATCCTTCGCAATTACCTAGAATTGGTCCTATTCCTGGAGATATTGCAGAAATTGAGGCATACTGTAGAATCTTTAGATGTGCTGAACGGCTTCATAGTGCATTGATGGACACATTATGCAATCCAGTAACGGGTGAATGTAGTGTTTATTATGATTACCCATCAGAGGAAAAACCACTTTTGGAGGATAAAATTGTCTCTGTGATTGGGTGTATGGTATCCCTGTTGAACAAAGGAAGGGAGGATGTGCTTTCTGGTAGATCGTCCATTCGCCTCGCAGATTTAAGTGTAATGGAGGATGAGCTTCCTCCACTCGCCATTTTCAGGAGTGAGGTGAAAAGGTGTTGCGAGAGCTTGCATGTTGCTCTTGAAAACTGGTTGGTTCCTGGGGATGATCGAAGCTTGGATGTATGGAGGAAACTTCAGAGACTGAAGAATGTCTGTTATGATTCTGGTTTTCCCCGCAGGGAGGATTATCCTTGCCATACACTTTTTGCGAATTGGGCTCCTGTTTACTTATCCTCTTCTAAAGAGGACATTAGGTCCGTAGATTCAGAGATAGCTTTTTGGAGGGGTGGCCAGGTAACAGAAGAAGGTCTGAAGTGGTTACTAGAGAAAGGATATAAAACTATTGTTGACCTTAGGGCAGAGACTGTAAAAGACAAAGCTTATCATTCAGCCATAGATGATTCTATTGCATCCGGGAAAGTTGAATTGGTCAAAATTCCAGTTGAAGTTGGGACTGCACCTTCAATGGAGCAGGTTGAGAAATTTGCATCTTTGGTTTCAGATTGCAGCAAGAAGCCGATCTATCTTCATAGTAAGGAAGGAGCGTTGAGAACTTCTGCCATGGTTTCTAGATGGAGGCAATACTCGACGCGTTATAATGTGCAGTTTGTCTCCAAGCGGTCAAGTGCTATCAACGATGTGTTACTACGAAATACAAATGGGGCAGGCGAAGTGCTGGAGCCTTCCACTTCTAAGAAAAGGTCTATCCCGGGAAAGAACAAGCCACTGCAAGGGGAACTGGACAAAACTTATGGTTTAAATGGCGTATTTCAAAAGGATGTGTCTCCAGATAGGGATGAAACAAATCAGAGCTCAAATGGGACATATAACAGCCTTATGTCTGTCCAAGGCATGACATCAGTAGAACCAGATGAAAATGGGGAAGGAAATATGATGAACTTTTGCAGGGAAGTTGAACCCCTGAATGCCCAAGTTCCTCCTTGTAATGTTTTCTCTAGAAAAGAAATGTCTAGGTTTCTGGGGAGAAAAAGCATCTCACCTCACTCTTATTTTAATCATCAGTTAAAAAGGTTGGCTACATTACCAATTTCCAGAGGTATCAATATTAAGACAATGCAGAGAGGAGGTACCAATTCGGCACCTCAGCTTGTGGTGGTACAAAATTCATATGGGCCACCTTACAGAAAGGATCTATCTCCAGAAGTCCAGACCTCTACTTCTGGAAATGGGAAGTATTTAACTAGTGTTAGTTCTGGTTCTGTTCGTCCAGTTGTGAACGGATTTGGTGAAGTGAATGAAATTGCAAGTAATGTGTCTACTACTCCGAGTAGTAGTTATGATGAGAGTGTCTTACCTAAAGCAGTAAATGAGGATAGGAAGAGTAATGGTGGAGCCACCTTAGCTTCAGGAGACGATGACCTGGGGtcaattgaaggaaatatgtgTGCTTCTGCAACTGGTGTTGTAAGGGTGCAGTCAAGAAAGAAAGCTGAGATGTTTTTAGTTCGAACAGATGGATTCTCTTGTAGCCGAGAAAAGGTGACAGAATCCTCCTTGGCCTTCACTCATCCAAGTACCCAGCAGCAAATGCTTATGTGGAAATCCTCACCAAAGACAGTATTAGTGTTGAAGAAGCTAGGGCAAGAACTCATGCAACAAGCTAAAGAG GTTGTCTCTTTCTTGTATTACCAAGAGAAAATGAATGTTCTGGTGGAACCAGATGTGCATGATGTGTTTGCTAGAATCCCAGGGTTTGGATTTGTTCAGACCTTCTATAGTCAAGATACCAG TGATCTGCATGAGAGGGTTGATTTTGTGGCATGCCTGGGAGGAGATGGAGTTATACTCCATGCTTCAAATCTGTTTAAAGGTGCTGTTCCCCCAATTGTATCATTTAATCTTGGATCTCTTGGATTTTTGACTTCCCATACG TTTGATGACTATATGCAGGACTTAAGGCAAGTGATCCATGGAAATAACACAAGTGATGGTGTTTATATAACTCTGAGAATGCGGCTCAGGTGTGAGATTTTTCGAAAGGGTAAAGCAATGCCTGGGAAAGTATTTGATGTCTTGAATGAAATAGTTGTTGATCGAGGTTCTAATCCATACCTTTCTAAGATTGAATGTTATGAACAAGACCGGCTTATAACCAAG GTCCAAGGTGATGGGGTCATTATTGCTACACCTACAGGAAGTACTGCATACTCTACAGCTGCAGGAGGTTCCATG GTGCATCCAAATGTCCCGTGCATGTTGTTTACCCCAATCTGCCCACACTCCCTCTCATTTAGACCAGTTATACTTCCAGATTCTGCAAAGCTTGAATTGAAG ATTCCAAGCGATGCTCGAAGCAATGCCTGGGTTTCTTTTGACGGAAAGAGAAGGCAGCAACTCTCAAGAGGAGACTCTGTCCGAATATCTATGAGCCAACACCCACTTCCAACTGTTAACAAACGTGACCAAACAGGTGATTGGTTTCGAAGCTTGATTCGTTGCCTAAACTGGAACGAAAGACTAGATCAAAAGGCCCTTTAA
- the LOC126632119 gene encoding NAD kinase 2, chloroplastic isoform X2, with product MCQLAIVVVDMNRCASSPPPLCVFTPCQFSGSSTTAVKFFRFEFEFQRKERFRRRLKFVVSAELSKPFALSFGLDSQTFRPHDPSQLPRIGPIPGDIAEIEAYCRIFRCAERLHSALMDTLCNPVTGECSVYYDYPSEEKPLLEDKIVSVIGCMVSLLNKGREDVLSGRSSIRLADLSVMEDELPPLAIFRSEVKRCCESLHVALENWLVPGDDRSLDVWRKLQRLKNVCYDSGFPRREDYPCHTLFANWAPVYLSSSKEDIRSVDSEIAFWRGGQVTEEGLKWLLEKGYKTIVDLRAETVKDKAYHSAIDDSIASGKVELVKIPVEVGTAPSMEQVEKFASLVSDCSKKPIYLHSKEGALRTSAMVSRWRQYSTRYNVQFVSKRSSAINDVLLRNTNGAGEVLEPSTSKKRSIPGKNKPLQGELDKTYGLNGVFQKDVSPDRDETNQSSNGTYNSLMSVQGMTSVEPDENGEGNMMNFCREVEPLNAQVPPCNVFSRKEMSRFLGRKSISPHSYFNHQLKRLATLPISRGINIKTMQRGGTNSAPQLVVVQNSYGPPYRKDLSPEVQTSTSGNGKYLTSVSSGSVRPVVNGFGEVNEIASNVSTTPSSSYDESVLPKAVNEDRKSNGGATLASGDDDLGSIEGNMCASATGVVRVQSRKKAEMFLVRTDGFSCSREKVTESSLAFTHPSTQQQMLMWKSSPKTVLVLKKLGQELMQQAKEVVSFLYYQEKMNVLVEPDVHDVFARIPGFGFVQTFYSQDTSDLHERVDFVACLGGDGVILHASNLFKGAVPPIVSFNLGSLGFLTSHTFDDYMQDLRQVIHGNNTSDGVYITLRMRLRCEIFRKGKAMPGKVFDVLNEIVVDRGSNPYLSKIECYEQDRLITKVHPNVPCMLFTPICPHSLSFRPVILPDSAKLELKIPSDARSNAWVSFDGKRRQQLSRGDSVRISMSQHPLPTVNKRDQTGDWFRSLIRCLNWNERLDQKAL from the exons ATGTGCCAGCTGGCCATCGTCGTCGTCGACATGAATCGGTGCGCTTCATCGCCTCCCCCTCTCTGCGTCTTTACGCCGTGCCAGTTCTCCGGCAGCAGCACCACCGCCGTCAAGTTCTTCAGGTTCGAGTTCGAGTTCCAGAGGAAAGAGCGATTCAGGCGGCGGCTTAAGTTCGTTGTCAGTGCAGAGCTTTCGAAGCCATTCGCTCTCAGCTTCGGCTTGGACTCTCAG ACCTTTCGGCCTCATGATCCTTCGCAATTACCTAGAATTGGTCCTATTCCTGGAGATATTGCAGAAATTGAGGCATACTGTAGAATCTTTAGATGTGCTGAACGGCTTCATAGTGCATTGATGGACACATTATGCAATCCAGTAACGGGTGAATGTAGTGTTTATTATGATTACCCATCAGAGGAAAAACCACTTTTGGAGGATAAAATTGTCTCTGTGATTGGGTGTATGGTATCCCTGTTGAACAAAGGAAGGGAGGATGTGCTTTCTGGTAGATCGTCCATTCGCCTCGCAGATTTAAGTGTAATGGAGGATGAGCTTCCTCCACTCGCCATTTTCAGGAGTGAGGTGAAAAGGTGTTGCGAGAGCTTGCATGTTGCTCTTGAAAACTGGTTGGTTCCTGGGGATGATCGAAGCTTGGATGTATGGAGGAAACTTCAGAGACTGAAGAATGTCTGTTATGATTCTGGTTTTCCCCGCAGGGAGGATTATCCTTGCCATACACTTTTTGCGAATTGGGCTCCTGTTTACTTATCCTCTTCTAAAGAGGACATTAGGTCCGTAGATTCAGAGATAGCTTTTTGGAGGGGTGGCCAGGTAACAGAAGAAGGTCTGAAGTGGTTACTAGAGAAAGGATATAAAACTATTGTTGACCTTAGGGCAGAGACTGTAAAAGACAAAGCTTATCATTCAGCCATAGATGATTCTATTGCATCCGGGAAAGTTGAATTGGTCAAAATTCCAGTTGAAGTTGGGACTGCACCTTCAATGGAGCAGGTTGAGAAATTTGCATCTTTGGTTTCAGATTGCAGCAAGAAGCCGATCTATCTTCATAGTAAGGAAGGAGCGTTGAGAACTTCTGCCATGGTTTCTAGATGGAGGCAATACTCGACGCGTTATAATGTGCAGTTTGTCTCCAAGCGGTCAAGTGCTATCAACGATGTGTTACTACGAAATACAAATGGGGCAGGCGAAGTGCTGGAGCCTTCCACTTCTAAGAAAAGGTCTATCCCGGGAAAGAACAAGCCACTGCAAGGGGAACTGGACAAAACTTATGGTTTAAATGGCGTATTTCAAAAGGATGTGTCTCCAGATAGGGATGAAACAAATCAGAGCTCAAATGGGACATATAACAGCCTTATGTCTGTCCAAGGCATGACATCAGTAGAACCAGATGAAAATGGGGAAGGAAATATGATGAACTTTTGCAGGGAAGTTGAACCCCTGAATGCCCAAGTTCCTCCTTGTAATGTTTTCTCTAGAAAAGAAATGTCTAGGTTTCTGGGGAGAAAAAGCATCTCACCTCACTCTTATTTTAATCATCAGTTAAAAAGGTTGGCTACATTACCAATTTCCAGAGGTATCAATATTAAGACAATGCAGAGAGGAGGTACCAATTCGGCACCTCAGCTTGTGGTGGTACAAAATTCATATGGGCCACCTTACAGAAAGGATCTATCTCCAGAAGTCCAGACCTCTACTTCTGGAAATGGGAAGTATTTAACTAGTGTTAGTTCTGGTTCTGTTCGTCCAGTTGTGAACGGATTTGGTGAAGTGAATGAAATTGCAAGTAATGTGTCTACTACTCCGAGTAGTAGTTATGATGAGAGTGTCTTACCTAAAGCAGTAAATGAGGATAGGAAGAGTAATGGTGGAGCCACCTTAGCTTCAGGAGACGATGACCTGGGGtcaattgaaggaaatatgtgTGCTTCTGCAACTGGTGTTGTAAGGGTGCAGTCAAGAAAGAAAGCTGAGATGTTTTTAGTTCGAACAGATGGATTCTCTTGTAGCCGAGAAAAGGTGACAGAATCCTCCTTGGCCTTCACTCATCCAAGTACCCAGCAGCAAATGCTTATGTGGAAATCCTCACCAAAGACAGTATTAGTGTTGAAGAAGCTAGGGCAAGAACTCATGCAACAAGCTAAAGAG GTTGTCTCTTTCTTGTATTACCAAGAGAAAATGAATGTTCTGGTGGAACCAGATGTGCATGATGTGTTTGCTAGAATCCCAGGGTTTGGATTTGTTCAGACCTTCTATAGTCAAGATACCAG TGATCTGCATGAGAGGGTTGATTTTGTGGCATGCCTGGGAGGAGATGGAGTTATACTCCATGCTTCAAATCTGTTTAAAGGTGCTGTTCCCCCAATTGTATCATTTAATCTTGGATCTCTTGGATTTTTGACTTCCCATACG TTTGATGACTATATGCAGGACTTAAGGCAAGTGATCCATGGAAATAACACAAGTGATGGTGTTTATATAACTCTGAGAATGCGGCTCAGGTGTGAGATTTTTCGAAAGGGTAAAGCAATGCCTGGGAAAGTATTTGATGTCTTGAATGAAATAGTTGTTGATCGAGGTTCTAATCCATACCTTTCTAAGATTGAATGTTATGAACAAGACCGGCTTATAACCAAG GTGCATCCAAATGTCCCGTGCATGTTGTTTACCCCAATCTGCCCACACTCCCTCTCATTTAGACCAGTTATACTTCCAGATTCTGCAAAGCTTGAATTGAAG ATTCCAAGCGATGCTCGAAGCAATGCCTGGGTTTCTTTTGACGGAAAGAGAAGGCAGCAACTCTCAAGAGGAGACTCTGTCCGAATATCTATGAGCCAACACCCACTTCCAACTGTTAACAAACGTGACCAAACAGGTGATTGGTTTCGAAGCTTGATTCGTTGCCTAAACTGGAACGAAAGACTAGATCAAAAGGCCCTTTAA